Proteins encoded by one window of Erwinia pyrifoliae DSM 12163:
- the umuD gene encoding translesion error-prone DNA polymerase V autoproteolytic subunit, translated as MPFIRPLDIDCPLLLPLFSERVPCGFPSPAQDYVEDRIDLNKLAIKHPSATYFIKVSGDSMREAGIGDGDLLIVDRSLNAVHGDIVVAAIAGEFTVKELRTHPVLQLVPHNPHYPPISFQNAEELEIFGVVTFTLKAHK; from the coding sequence ATGCCGTTTATCCGTCCGCTCGACATTGATTGCCCCCTGCTACTTCCGTTGTTCTCCGAGCGCGTACCCTGTGGTTTTCCCAGCCCTGCCCAGGATTACGTGGAAGACCGCATCGACCTGAATAAACTCGCTATTAAGCACCCAAGCGCCACCTATTTTATCAAAGTCAGCGGTGACTCAATGCGCGAAGCAGGGATCGGCGATGGTGATTTGCTGATCGTTGATCGTTCGCTGAACGCAGTTCATGGCGATATCGTGGTGGCCGCCATCGCCGGTGAGTTTACCGTTAAGGAGCTGCGTACCCATCCGGTTCTGCAGCTGGTGCCGCATAACCCTCACTATCCGCCCATTTCATTCCAAAATGCAGAAGAGCTGGAAATCTTTGGCGTGGTCACTTTTACCCTGAAAGCGCATAAGTAA
- the motB gene encoding flagellar motor protein MotB, with the protein MKHNGRPIVLVKRKKSHKHVGSHGSWKIAYADFMTAMMAFFLVMWLISISSPQQLVQIADYFKTPLKVALTGGQRSSDSSSPIPGGGRDPTEKIGEVHKVADLDKQKSKLDEIRLNRLRENLDQLIEADPRLRALRPHLIINMVQEGLRIQIIDSQNRPMFKTGSAEVESYMRDILRAIAPILNQIPNRISLAGHTDDFPYPGGERGYSNWELSADRANASRRELVAGGLNSGKMLRVVGMSDTMKLKNRGANDAVNRRISLLVLNHDTQAQIERENAESDAIEIKDTNSLNEIAAPEVPSVTSKKQDPQLSQAEPGGASAAVTSLPAATAPSAQTERDSQPR; encoded by the coding sequence ATGAAGCATAACGGTCGCCCCATTGTGCTGGTAAAGCGGAAAAAGTCGCATAAGCATGTCGGCTCGCACGGCTCATGGAAAATTGCCTACGCCGACTTTATGACGGCGATGATGGCTTTTTTTTTGGTGATGTGGCTGATTTCTATCTCCAGCCCTCAACAATTGGTGCAGATTGCCGATTACTTCAAAACGCCGCTAAAGGTCGCGTTGACCGGGGGGCAGCGCAGCAGCGATAGCAGCAGCCCAATCCCCGGCGGGGGACGGGATCCGACGGAGAAGATCGGTGAAGTGCATAAAGTCGCCGATTTGGATAAACAAAAAAGTAAGCTGGATGAAATTCGTCTTAACCGGCTGCGTGAAAATCTGGACCAGCTGATTGAAGCGGATCCACGACTGCGCGCCCTGCGTCCGCACCTGATTATTAACATGGTGCAAGAAGGGCTACGTATTCAGATTATTGACAGCCAGAACCGCCCGATGTTTAAAACCGGCAGTGCTGAGGTGGAATCGTATATGCGCGATATTTTACGCGCCATCGCACCGATTCTGAATCAGATCCCTAACCGTATTAGCCTCGCCGGCCATACCGATGATTTCCCGTACCCAGGGGGGGAACGTGGCTACAGTAACTGGGAACTTTCGGCTGACCGCGCTAACGCTTCACGCCGTGAACTGGTTGCCGGGGGACTGAACAGCGGCAAGATGCTGCGGGTGGTGGGGATGTCTGACACCATGAAATTAAAGAACCGTGGTGCTAACGATGCGGTAAACCGACGTATCAGTCTGCTGGTCTTGAACCATGATACACAAGCGCAGATAGAGCGGGAAAATGCTGAGAGTGATGCGATAGAAATTAAAGATACTAATAGCCTTAATGAGATAGCGGCACCGGAAGTCCCTTCCGTTACCAGTAAAAAACAAGACCCTCAACTCTCACAGGCTGAGCCTGGTGGTGCCAGCGCGGCAGTAACTTCGTTACCTGCTGCAACGGCACCGTCTGCCCAGACCGAGCGCGACTCACAGCCGAGGTAA
- the otsA gene encoding alpha,alpha-trehalose-phosphate synthase has product MSRLVVVSNRIAIPDGSKGSAGGLTVGIVDALKTTGGVWYGWNGEINEIGEDDDEVNILQQGGITYASFGLNQNDYDLYYLQFSNAVLWPAFHYRLDLVNFQREAWEGYHRVNSLLAHRLQPLLKEDDILWIHDYHLLPFAAELRKLGVTNRIGFFLHIPFPTPEIFTALPPHAELLQMMCEYDLLGFQTESDRVAFIECISSLTSLQSDGKQHRAFGHAFATEVYPIGIEPDSIKEMAEGPLPPKMVAMKRDLGDAQNIIACERLDYSKGLPERFLAYEALLEHYPQHHGKIRYSQIAPTSRGDVQAYQDIRHQLETEAGRINGKYGTLGWTPLYYLNQHFDRRLLMKIFRLTDIGLVTPLRDGMNLVAKEYVAAQDPDNPGVLVLSRFAGAANELTSALIVNPYDRDDVAAALHRALTMPRTERIARYNDMMAVLRQNDITQWRESYLQDLLSVTPSRILADNEKSASHLSKLA; this is encoded by the coding sequence ATGAGTCGCTTAGTAGTCGTATCTAACCGTATCGCCATTCCTGATGGCAGTAAGGGCAGTGCCGGGGGCCTGACTGTCGGCATCGTTGACGCGCTAAAAACAACCGGCGGCGTGTGGTATGGCTGGAACGGTGAGATAAATGAAATTGGCGAAGATGACGATGAAGTCAACATTCTGCAGCAGGGCGGCATTACCTATGCCTCTTTCGGCTTGAATCAGAATGATTATGATCTCTACTACCTGCAATTTTCTAATGCCGTACTTTGGCCAGCGTTTCATTATCGCCTCGACCTGGTCAACTTCCAACGTGAAGCGTGGGAAGGGTACCACCGCGTGAATTCGCTGCTGGCCCATCGCCTGCAGCCGCTGCTGAAAGAGGATGATATCCTGTGGATCCATGATTACCATCTGCTACCCTTTGCCGCTGAACTGCGCAAGCTGGGCGTGACCAACCGCATTGGTTTTTTCCTGCACATTCCCTTTCCCACCCCGGAAATCTTTACTGCGCTACCGCCCCATGCCGAGCTGTTGCAGATGATGTGTGAATACGATTTGTTGGGCTTCCAGACGGAAAGCGACCGCGTCGCGTTTATCGAATGCATATCGTCACTCACCTCGCTGCAAAGCGATGGCAAACAGCATCGGGCTTTCGGCCATGCCTTTGCCACTGAGGTCTATCCGATTGGCATTGAACCCGACAGTATTAAAGAAATGGCCGAAGGCCCGCTGCCGCCGAAAATGGTGGCAATGAAGAGAGATCTCGGCGACGCACAGAATATTATCGCCTGTGAACGGCTGGATTACTCCAAAGGGTTACCGGAACGCTTCCTCGCCTATGAGGCGCTGCTGGAGCATTACCCGCAGCACCACGGCAAAATCCGCTATTCGCAGATTGCCCCCACCTCGCGTGGTGATGTGCAGGCTTACCAGGATATCCGTCACCAGCTGGAAACTGAAGCTGGGCGAATTAACGGTAAATATGGCACCTTAGGCTGGACCCCGCTCTACTATCTCAATCAGCATTTTGATCGCCGGCTGTTGATGAAAATCTTCCGCCTGACCGACATCGGACTGGTGACGCCATTGCGTGACGGCATGAACCTGGTGGCAAAAGAGTATGTTGCTGCTCAGGATCCTGACAATCCTGGGGTTCTGGTGCTGTCGCGCTTTGCCGGAGCAGCAAACGAGCTGACCTCTGCTCTGATCGTCAACCCGTACGACCGTGATGACGTGGCTGCGGCTCTGCATCGTGCTTTAACGATGCCGCGCACTGAACGCATCGCACGCTACAACGACATGATGGCGGTTCTGCGCCAAAATGATATCACTCAATGGCGCGAAAGCTATCTGCAAGATTTACTGTCAGTGACACCGTCACGCATATTGGCTGATAACGAAAAGTCTGCGAGCCACCTGTCAAAACTGGCCTGA
- the flhD gene encoding flagellar transcriptional regulator FlhD gives MGTSELLKHIYDINLSYLLLAQRIINQEKASAMFRLGIDEAMADALARLTLPEMVKLAETNQLVCQFRFNDHQSISRLTKESRVEDLQQIHTGILLSSRLLRDVTKEQETPKKRAAS, from the coding sequence ATGGGTACATCAGAATTACTCAAACATATTTACGACATCAATTTGTCTTACTTATTGCTTGCACAACGAATAATTAATCAGGAAAAAGCCTCGGCGATGTTTCGCCTGGGTATTGACGAAGCAATGGCTGATGCTTTGGCAAGGCTGACATTGCCAGAAATGGTTAAACTTGCCGAGACTAACCAACTGGTTTGTCAGTTCCGTTTCAACGACCACCAGTCAATCAGTCGCTTAACCAAGGAGTCACGGGTGGAGGACCTGCAGCAAATCCATACCGGTATCCTGCTATCCAGCCGTTTGTTGCGTGACGTAACGAAAGAACAAGAGACGCCGAAAAAAAGGGCCGCCAGTTAA
- the otsB gene encoding trehalose-phosphatase yields the protein MPIPTDSVPSLQAATAYAFFFDVDGTLAAIQSRPDEVSIPASVLDDLQWLAQHCDGAVALISGRPIVELDALAAPLVLPMAGVHGAERRDVDGNITRVALAPHTVSTLQRELEQAIASLPGAMLETKGAAFALHYRQAPQHQQQIEQLAASMMARFPELAQQPGKCVVELKPQDVNKGAAINQFMQLPPFACRVPVFLGDDLTDEAGFNAVNAIGGISIKVGTGSSEARGHLADVNAVYRWLVQARKQLDNGAKASLRSQSYESLSSRI from the coding sequence GTGCCGATACCAACAGATTCCGTTCCCTCGTTGCAAGCCGCAACGGCCTATGCCTTTTTCTTTGATGTGGATGGCACTCTGGCAGCGATCCAGTCGCGTCCGGATGAGGTATCAATACCTGCTTCTGTGCTGGATGATTTGCAATGGCTGGCGCAGCATTGTGACGGGGCCGTCGCGCTGATATCCGGCCGCCCGATTGTCGAACTGGACGCTCTGGCAGCACCGCTGGTTCTGCCGATGGCCGGCGTGCACGGTGCCGAGCGCCGTGATGTTGACGGCAATATCACGCGCGTGGCGCTTGCCCCACATACTGTCAGTACATTGCAGCGGGAGCTGGAACAGGCCATCGCGTCGCTGCCGGGCGCTATGCTGGAGACGAAAGGAGCCGCATTTGCTCTGCATTACCGGCAGGCACCGCAGCATCAGCAGCAGATAGAGCAGCTGGCCGCCTCAATGATGGCGCGTTTTCCTGAGCTGGCGCAGCAGCCGGGAAAATGTGTGGTGGAACTGAAACCGCAGGATGTGAACAAAGGCGCCGCCATTAACCAATTTATGCAACTGCCTCCGTTTGCCTGTCGCGTACCGGTTTTCCTCGGGGATGATTTGACCGATGAAGCCGGTTTTAACGCGGTCAATGCCATCGGGGGCATCTCAATTAAAGTCGGTACCGGTTCCAGTGAAGCGCGGGGACATCTGGCCGATGTTAACGCGGTTTATCGCTGGCTGGTTCAGGCTCGAAAACAACTGGACAACGGCGCAAAAGCGTCGCTAAGGAGTCAAAGTTATGAGTCGCTTAGTAGTCGTATCTAA
- the flhC gene encoding flagellar transcriptional regulator FlhC codes for MSEKSIVQEARDIQLAIELITLGARLQMLESETQLSRGRLIKLYKELRGSPPPKGMLPFSTDWFMTWEQNIHASMFCNAWQFMVKSGLCHGVKAVIKAYRLYLEQCPQQDESPLLALTRAWTLVRFVESGMLELTDCKCCGGSFISHAHQPRGSFTCSLCQPPSRAVKRRKLSLETADNNSQLLDEQVKQAV; via the coding sequence ATGAGCGAAAAAAGCATTGTTCAGGAAGCGCGTGATATTCAACTGGCAATAGAGTTGATCACTCTGGGCGCACGCCTGCAGATGTTAGAGAGTGAAACTCAGCTAAGCCGTGGCCGCCTGATTAAGTTGTACAAGGAGCTGCGTGGTAGCCCGCCGCCGAAAGGCATGCTGCCATTTTCAACCGACTGGTTTATGACCTGGGAGCAAAATATTCATGCTTCCATGTTCTGTAATGCCTGGCAATTTATGGTGAAGAGTGGGTTATGTCACGGTGTCAAGGCGGTCATTAAAGCCTATCGACTCTATCTTGAACAGTGCCCGCAACAGGACGAAAGCCCGCTACTGGCGCTCACGCGCGCCTGGACCCTGGTGCGGTTTGTCGAAAGCGGAATGCTGGAATTAACCGATTGTAAATGCTGTGGTGGAAGCTTTATCAGCCACGCACATCAACCGCGCGGAAGCTTCACCTGCAGCCTTTGCCAGCCACCTTCCCGGGCGGTAAAAAGACGTAAACTTTCGCTTGAAACTGCCGATAACAACTCACAACTGCTGGATGAACAGGTTAAACAAGCCGTTTAA
- the motA gene encoding flagellar motor stator protein MotA, protein MLIILGYIIVLGSVLGGYAMVGGHLGALYQPSEVLIIVGAGVGAFIVGNNGKAIKATLKSLPLLMRGSKYNKAVYMDLMALLYRLMAKSRQQGMLSLERDIDNPQESEIFANYPRILADKRLVDFINDYLRLMVSGNMNAFEIEALMDEEIETYEHECEVPAIALGTMGDSLPAFGIVAAVMGIIHTLAAADRPAAELGALIANAMVGTFLGILLAYGFISPLSGVLRQKCAENTKMMQCIKVTLLSSLNGYAPQIAVEFGRKTLYSTERPSFIELEEHVRNAKSPQQTSEQDA, encoded by the coding sequence TTGCTGATTATATTGGGTTATATCATTGTTCTTGGCTCGGTGTTAGGCGGTTACGCGATGGTAGGCGGCCACCTCGGCGCGCTCTATCAACCTTCGGAGGTGCTGATTATTGTCGGTGCCGGCGTGGGAGCCTTTATCGTCGGTAATAACGGCAAGGCGATTAAAGCAACGTTGAAATCACTACCGTTGCTGATGCGTGGATCAAAATATAACAAAGCCGTGTATATGGATCTGATGGCGTTGCTGTATCGGCTGATGGCTAAATCGCGCCAGCAGGGCATGCTGTCACTGGAGCGTGATATCGATAATCCACAGGAAAGTGAGATTTTCGCTAATTACCCACGCATCCTTGCCGATAAAAGACTGGTCGACTTTATTAACGATTATTTACGCCTGATGGTCAGCGGCAACATGAATGCCTTTGAAATCGAAGCATTGATGGATGAAGAGATCGAAACCTACGAACACGAGTGCGAAGTTCCGGCTATTGCGCTGGGCACCATGGGCGATTCTCTTCCGGCATTTGGTATCGTCGCCGCAGTGATGGGCATTATCCATACGCTTGCCGCCGCCGACCGACCGGCCGCCGAGCTTGGTGCGCTGATCGCCAATGCGATGGTAGGAACCTTCCTGGGTATTCTGCTGGCTTACGGTTTTATCTCACCGCTGTCGGGCGTGCTGCGCCAGAAATGCGCAGAGAACACCAAGATGATGCAGTGCATTAAGGTCACGCTGCTATCCAGCCTGAACGGTTATGCCCCGCAGATCGCGGTGGAATTTGGCCGTAAGACGCTGTATTCAACCGAACGACCTTCGTTTATCGAACTGGAAGAGCATGTACGCAATGCGAAATCTCCACAACAGACATCGGAACAGGACGCATGA
- a CDS encoding YoaK family protein translates to MLRMMIKRKRERTHAEDRYLALVLATSAGLLNAMALGAFGIFPSHMSGNAAQLSSEVSNVDIRDLKFLLAILTAFVIGCVTSRLIVIWGIKNKLRTIFSIVLLIEGVMLMLLSAFETFFYAAGNNREAIVCLGFLMGIHNATSTQLSNGRVRSTHVTGTLTDAGIALGSVLTAWFQRDRSQPIAAACQQFVTHLVTIVSFLSGGMAGLLLFEQFSFSSMIAVGVFLALIAISSIVITVRIARY, encoded by the coding sequence ATGCTGCGCATGATGATTAAAAGAAAGCGTGAAAGAACGCACGCTGAAGACCGTTACCTGGCGCTGGTACTGGCCACCAGCGCCGGCTTGCTGAATGCAATGGCGTTGGGGGCATTCGGTATTTTCCCATCGCATATGTCCGGCAATGCTGCACAATTATCCTCCGAGGTCTCCAACGTCGACATCAGGGATCTGAAATTTTTGCTGGCAATTCTTACCGCTTTTGTTATCGGCTGCGTAACATCTCGTCTGATAGTGATCTGGGGTATTAAGAATAAGCTGCGAACGATATTCAGTATTGTTCTGCTGATTGAAGGGGTGATGTTGATGCTGCTGTCGGCGTTTGAAACGTTTTTTTATGCTGCCGGCAATAACCGCGAGGCAATTGTCTGCCTCGGTTTTCTAATGGGGATCCACAATGCCACGTCCACCCAGCTGTCTAACGGCCGCGTGCGTTCCACCCACGTTACCGGCACTTTGACGGATGCGGGGATCGCTCTCGGTTCCGTACTGACCGCCTGGTTCCAGCGTGACCGCTCACAGCCGATAGCCGCCGCATGCCAGCAGTTTGTGACTCACCTGGTGACCATTGTTTCCTTTCTGAGCGGAGGTATGGCCGGCCTGCTGTTATTCGAACAGTTTAGTTTCAGCTCAATGATCGCCGTAGGGGTGTTCCTGGCGCTGATTGCCATCAGCTCGATCGTGATCACCGTACGCATTGCGCGATACTAG
- the cheA gene encoding chemotaxis protein CheA: protein MDISDFYQTFFDEADELLADMEQHLLVLDPQEPDSEQLNAIFRAAHSIKGGAGTFGFTVLQETTHILENILDGARRGEMPLSTDIVNLFLETKDIMQEQLDAYKTSTEPDAAAFEYICQALRQLALEANGEAPAAGVESASVTASGLHIKLSGLKVNEADLMLEELANLGTVSAVVKGESSLEAMLESSVGRDDIIAVLCFVIDESQIHFPQTEALNNVTAAQNVEAVPAAPQPASVSESAVPKRETAKKSAAKGSESSSIRVAVEKVDQLINLVGELVITQSMLAQRSGALDPVHHGDLLNSMGQLERNARDLQESVMSIRMMPMEYVFSRFPRLVRDLASKLGKEVELTLLGSSTELDKSLIERIIDPLTHLVRNSLDHGIESPDKRVAAGKTATGNLTLSAEHQGGNICIEVTDDGAGLNRERILAKALSSGLPVSDAMSDEEVGMLIFAPGFSTAEQVTDVSGRGVGMDVVKRNIQEMGGHVEISSKQGKGATIRILLPLTLAILDGMSVRVANEVFILPLNAVMESLQPQAEDLKALAGAERVLEVRGEYLPLVELWKVFDVQDAKTEATQGIAVILQSAGKRYALLVDQLIGQHQVVVKNLESNYRKVPGISAATILGDGSVALIVDVSALQSLNREKRVAGAAA, encoded by the coding sequence ATGGATATCAGCGATTTTTACCAGACGTTCTTTGATGAAGCCGATGAATTATTGGCTGACATGGAACAACACCTGTTGGTTCTTGACCCACAGGAACCCGATTCGGAACAGCTAAATGCTATTTTCCGCGCGGCCCATTCCATCAAAGGCGGGGCCGGAACATTCGGTTTTACTGTATTACAGGAAACCACGCATATTCTGGAAAATATTCTCGATGGTGCGCGCCGTGGCGAAATGCCGCTTAGCACCGATATCGTCAACCTGTTTTTGGAAACTAAAGATATTATGCAGGAACAGTTAGATGCCTATAAAACCAGCACAGAACCCGATGCTGCGGCCTTTGAATACATTTGCCAGGCACTGCGCCAGCTGGCGCTGGAAGCGAATGGGGAAGCGCCAGCAGCGGGCGTGGAGTCTGCGTCCGTTACCGCCAGCGGTCTGCACATCAAGCTGAGCGGCCTGAAGGTGAACGAAGCCGATCTGATGCTGGAAGAACTGGCTAATCTCGGTACGGTCTCTGCGGTGGTAAAGGGGGAAAGCTCCCTGGAAGCCATGCTGGAATCATCGGTCGGCAGAGACGATATCATCGCGGTATTGTGCTTTGTCATTGACGAATCGCAGATTCATTTTCCGCAAACGGAAGCGCTGAATAACGTTACGGCTGCGCAAAACGTGGAAGCCGTACCGGCAGCGCCGCAACCGGCAAGCGTTAGCGAAAGCGCGGTACCTAAACGTGAAACGGCGAAAAAGTCAGCGGCGAAGGGCAGCGAATCGAGCAGTATTCGCGTGGCGGTCGAAAAGGTCGATCAGCTGATTAACCTGGTGGGTGAACTGGTGATCACCCAGTCAATGCTGGCCCAGCGATCGGGCGCACTCGACCCGGTACATCATGGCGACTTGCTGAACAGCATGGGCCAGCTGGAACGCAATGCCCGCGACTTGCAAGAATCGGTGATGTCAATCCGCATGATGCCGATGGAGTATGTCTTCAGCCGCTTCCCGCGTTTGGTTCGCGACTTGGCCAGTAAGCTGGGTAAAGAAGTGGAGCTGACCCTGCTGGGAAGTTCAACTGAACTGGATAAGAGTCTGATCGAGCGCATCATCGATCCGTTAACGCACCTGGTACGAAACAGCCTCGATCACGGCATCGAGTCGCCGGATAAACGCGTCGCTGCCGGTAAGACTGCGACAGGTAATCTGACGCTTTCAGCCGAACATCAGGGCGGTAACATCTGCATCGAAGTGACCGATGACGGAGCGGGTCTTAACCGTGAACGTATTCTGGCTAAGGCATTATCCTCCGGTCTGCCGGTCAGTGATGCCATGAGCGACGAAGAAGTCGGCATGCTGATTTTCGCTCCGGGTTTCTCCACCGCCGAGCAGGTGACCGATGTTTCCGGTCGCGGCGTGGGTATGGACGTAGTGAAACGTAACATCCAGGAGATGGGCGGGCACGTTGAAATATCCTCGAAGCAGGGCAAAGGTGCCACCATCCGCATCCTGCTGCCGTTGACGCTGGCAATCCTTGACGGCATGTCGGTTCGCGTGGCGAACGAAGTCTTTATTCTGCCGCTGAATGCGGTGATGGAATCGCTGCAACCGCAGGCGGAAGACCTGAAGGCGCTGGCAGGCGCTGAACGCGTACTGGAAGTACGCGGCGAATATCTGCCGCTGGTCGAGCTGTGGAAGGTTTTTGACGTGCAGGATGCCAAAACCGAAGCGACTCAGGGGATCGCCGTCATCTTGCAGAGCGCGGGCAAACGCTATGCGCTGCTGGTCGATCAGCTGATTGGCCAGCACCAGGTGGTGGTGAAAAACCTGGAAAGTAATTATCGCAAAGTACCGGGCATCTCCGCCGCCACCATCCTTGGCGATGGCAGCGTGGCGCTTATCGTCGATGTCTCAGCATTGCAGTCTCTGAACCGTGAAAAGCGTGTGGCGGGAGCCGCAGCCTGA